TAGGTGTCCTGCAGAGTCATCTGAAGCTCCTGTCTGTTGGGATGAAGACGTACGAGGTGCCTCCAGATTACAGCGGTAGGTATCTTACTTTGTCAGGCACCTTCAGCATTCAATCATTTGAACTGGCTTCCTTGAATGAATCTCTGtgaccccctctctctgtgaccccctctctctgtgaccccctctctctgtgacccccctctctctgtgacccccctctctctgtgaacccccctctctctctgtgaacccccctctctctgtgacccccctctctctgtgaccccctctctctgtgaccccctctctctgtgaccCCCCTGTGTCTgtgaccccccctctctctgtgaccccctctctctgtgaccCCCCTGTGTCTGTGTCACCCCCTCTCTgtgaccccccctctctctgtgaccccctctctctgtgaccccctctctctgtgaccCCCTGTCTGTGACCCCCTCTCTGtgaccccctctctctgtgaccccctctctctgaccccctcttgtgaccccctctctctgtgaccccctctctctgtgaccccctctctctgtgaccCCCCTGTGTCTgtgtcacccctctctctgtgacccccctctctctgtgaccCCCCTCTCTGtgaccccctctctctgtgaccccctctctctgtgaccccctctctctgtgaccCCCTCTCTGTGAccccctctctctgaccccctctctgtgaccccctctctctgtgaccCCCTGTAGAGGTTGTTCTACCTGAAAGACCCAAGCTGAAGTTTCTGAACAAGGTGCCCAACTTTAAGAAGGCGAGGAAAGAGATGAAGAAGCTAAGAGACATCCAGGGGCCGGCCCAGACAGCTAACACCTTCACCAAGGGACAGTACGGCAtcgtggtgagtgtgtgtgtgtgtgtgtgtgtgtgtgtgtgtgtgtgttgaatacaCAGAGAACACTGTCTACATGCCTACGAGGGTTATGTGTTATAATAATCTCCCATCAGGGTCTGTGGATTTAGTTACATTGATCAAAACTTTCCCCTAAACGTCAATGTTCTGTGACCGATAAAAGTTATTTTATTTCTTCACTGTTTCAAACTTCCTCCTGTCGTCTTCGTCCTCTGCTCTCCTCAGGCGCTGGGCGGAGCCTACCTCCTTATCcaatcatcctcctctcctcaggcgcTGGGCGGAGCCTACCTCCTTATCcaatcatcctcctctcctcaggcgcTGGGCGGAGATACCTCCTTATCcaatcatcctcctctcctcaggcgcTGGGCGGAGGCTACCTCCTTATCCAatcatcatcctcctctcctcaggcgcTGGGCGGAGCCTACCTCCTTATCcaatcatcctcctctcctcaggcgcTGGGCGGAGATACCTCCTTATCcaatcatcctcctctcctcaggcgcTGGGCGGAGGCTACCTCCTTATCCAatcatcatcctcctctcctcaggcgcTGGGCGGAGGCTACCTCCTTATCCAATCATCTTCCTCTCCTCAGGCGCTGGGTGGAGCCTACCTCCTTATCCAATCATCATCCTCTCCTCAGGCGCTGGGCGGAGCCTACCTCCTTATCcaatcatcctcctctcctcaggcgcTGGGCGGAGCCTACCTCCTTATCcaatcatcctcctctcctcaggcgcTGGGCGGGGCTACCTCCTTATCCAATCATTGTCCTCTGCTCTCCTCAGGCGCTGGGCGGAGCCTACCTCCTTATCcaatcatcctcctctcctcaggcgcTGGGCGGAGCTACCTCCTTATCCaatcatcctcctcctcaggcGCTGGGCGGAGGCTACCTCCTTATCcaatcatcctcctctcctcaggcgcTGGGCGGAGGCTACCTCCTTATCCAatcatcatcctcctctcctcaggcgcTGGGCAGAGGCTACCTCCTTATCcaatcatcctcctctcctcaggcgcTGGGCGGAGATACCTCCTTATCCAATCATTGTCCTCTGCTCTCCTCAGGCGCTTGGCGGAGGCTACCTCCACTTCGGTCACATGGAGATGATGCGTCTGACCATCAACAGGAGGATGGACCCTCGCACCACCTTCGCCCGCTGGCGTATCAACGCTCCCTACAAGCCCATCACCAGGAAGGGCCTGGGCcagaggatgggaggagggaaAGGGAACATAGACCACTACGTCACGCCGGTGAAGTACGGACGGATGATCGTGGAGGTCGGGGGACGGCTGGAACTGGGCGAGGTCGAGCCCATCCTCAAGGAAGTGGCCAAGAAACTGCCCTTCCCTGCCAAGGTCAGCTTCCTGCTGGGGATacataaaggttgaataaaatgGGGCGAAATCTATTAGGTGGTGCTGGTCAATCACAGCATCTCCTCGATATGCAGGGATATGTTGGGGGAAACTAGTTCCCTATTAGGCATCAAATACCTTATTACCTTCTGTGGTAGCATCAGAGACCTTATTACCTTCTACTGTGGTAGCATCAGAGACCTCATTACCTTCTACTGTGGTAGCATCAGAGACCTTATTACCTTCTACTGTGGTAGCATCAGAGACCTTATTACCTTCTACTGTGGTAGCATCAGAGACCTCATTACCTTCTACTGTGGTAGCATCAGAGGCCTTATTAC
This genomic interval from Salmo trutta unplaced genomic scaffold, fSalTru1.1, whole genome shotgun sequence contains the following:
- the mrpl16 gene encoding large ribosomal subunit protein uL16m; its protein translation is MLCLLKSAVVGLTNTGRSTGVQGVLQSHLKLLSVGMKTYEVPPDYSEVVLPERPKLKFLNKVPNFKKARKEMKKLRDIQGPAQTANTFTKGQYGIVALGGGYLHFGHMEMMRLTINRRMDPRTTFARWRINAPYKPITRKGLGQRMGGGKGNIDHYVTPVKYGRMIVEVGGRLELGEVEPILKEVAKKLPFPAKVVSRESLAAMQKEQQDMEQNNQNPWTFQRIARGNMLGVRKVLSPFDLHNHGKYSGKFHNPGRV